Proteins encoded together in one Otariodibacter oris window:
- the pgl gene encoding 6-phosphogluconolactonase — protein sequence MNKVIFETAQLAVEKIAQEFVEYSKQDRPVHISLSGGSTPKLLFKTLAQSPFNTAVKWENLHFWWGDDRIVPPSDPESNYGEVQKLLFDHIQIPEENIHRIRGEANVEDELVRFTKELDLVPNHQFDWIILGMGGDGHTASLFPHQTDFNDPNLAVIAKHPETGQIRISKTAKLIEQAKRVTYLVTGASKANILQEIATKDAKDLPYPAAKIQSKNGITEWYLDRDAAELITE from the coding sequence ATGAATAAGGTTATATTTGAAACTGCACAGCTTGCTGTTGAAAAAATTGCACAAGAATTTGTGGAATATAGCAAGCAAGATCGCCCTGTCCATATTTCTCTTTCTGGTGGAAGTACGCCTAAGTTACTGTTTAAAACATTAGCTCAATCACCATTCAATACAGCGGTTAAATGGGAAAATTTACATTTTTGGTGGGGAGATGATCGCATAGTTCCTCCAAGTGATCCAGAAAGTAACTATGGTGAAGTGCAAAAATTATTGTTCGATCATATTCAAATTCCAGAGGAAAACATTCATCGTATTCGTGGTGAGGCGAACGTTGAAGATGAGTTAGTTCGTTTTACCAAAGAACTGGATCTTGTGCCTAACCATCAATTTGACTGGATCATTTTAGGGATGGGCGGTGATGGACATACAGCATCATTATTCCCTCATCAAACCGATTTTAATGATCCGAATTTAGCTGTAATTGCGAAACATCCAGAAACAGGACAAATTCGTATCTCTAAAACGGCAAAATTAATTGAGCAAGCTAAACGTGTTACTTATCTCGTTACCGGTGCAAGTAAAGCTAATATCTTGCAAGAAATTGCAACAAAGGATGCAAAAGATCTACCATATCCAGCCGCTAAGATCCAATCTAAGAATGGCATTACGGAATGGTATTTGGATAGGGATGCAGCTGAGTTAATAACTGAATAA
- the gnd gene encoding decarboxylating NADP(+)-dependent phosphogluconate dehydrogenase, with protein sequence MSQKGDIGVIGLAVMGQNLILNMNDHGFKVVAYNRTTSKVDDFLQGAAKGTNIIGAYSLEDLASKLEKPRKVMLMVRAGDVVDQFIEALLPHLEEGDIIIDGGNSNYPDTNRRVKALAEKGIRFVGSGVSGGEEGARHGPSIMPGGNAEAWPYVKPILQGIAAKTDKGEACCDWVGKEGAGHFVKMVHNGIEYGDMQLICEAYQFLKDGLGLSYEEMQSTFEEWKKTELDSYLIDITTDILGYKDEDGQPLVEKILDTAGQKGTGKWTGINALDFGIPLTLITESVFARCVSSFKEQRVDASKLFNKTIGKVEGDKKVWIEAVRKALLASKIISYAQGFMLIREASENFGWDINYGATALLWREGCIIRSRFLGNIRDAYETNPDLIFLGSDPYFKNILESALGDWRKVVAKSIEVGIPMPCMASAITFLDGYTSERVPANLLQAQRDYFGAHTYERTDKPRGEFFHTNWTGRGGNTASTTYDV encoded by the coding sequence ATGTCACAAAAAGGCGATATCGGTGTTATCGGATTAGCGGTAATGGGTCAAAACCTCATTCTTAATATGAATGATCACGGATTTAAAGTGGTTGCATATAACCGTACAACATCAAAAGTCGATGACTTTTTACAAGGCGCAGCAAAAGGAACAAATATTATCGGGGCTTATTCACTTGAAGATTTAGCAAGTAAATTAGAAAAACCTCGTAAAGTGATGTTAATGGTACGTGCAGGGGATGTTGTTGATCAATTTATTGAAGCACTACTTCCACATTTAGAAGAAGGCGATATTATTATTGATGGTGGTAACTCAAACTATCCTGATACAAACCGTCGTGTAAAAGCATTAGCAGAAAAAGGAATCCGTTTTGTCGGTTCTGGTGTTTCTGGTGGTGAAGAAGGAGCAAGACATGGACCTTCAATTATGCCTGGTGGGAATGCTGAAGCGTGGCCATATGTAAAACCTATTTTACAAGGCATTGCAGCGAAAACAGATAAAGGCGAAGCATGTTGTGATTGGGTCGGTAAAGAAGGTGCAGGTCACTTTGTTAAAATGGTACACAATGGTATCGAATATGGAGATATGCAACTTATCTGTGAAGCTTACCAATTCTTAAAAGATGGCTTAGGTTTAAGCTATGAAGAAATGCAAAGCACTTTCGAAGAATGGAAGAAAACAGAATTAGATAGCTATTTAATTGATATCACAACAGATATTTTAGGCTACAAAGACGAAGATGGTCAGCCATTAGTGGAGAAAATCCTTGATACAGCAGGCCAAAAAGGGACTGGTAAATGGACTGGTATCAATGCATTAGATTTTGGTATTCCATTAACATTAATCACTGAATCTGTATTTGCACGTTGTGTATCTTCATTCAAAGAACAACGTGTTGATGCTTCAAAATTATTCAACAAAACGATTGGTAAAGTTGAAGGCGATAAAAAAGTTTGGATTGAAGCAGTGCGTAAAGCATTACTTGCATCTAAAATTATTTCTTACGCACAAGGCTTTATGTTAATTCGTGAAGCATCAGAAAACTTTGGTTGGGATATTAACTATGGTGCAACAGCATTGTTATGGCGTGAAGGTTGTATCATTCGTAGCCGTTTCTTAGGTAATATCCGTGATGCGTACGAAACTAATCCTGACCTTATTTTCTTAGGTTCAGATCCATACTTCAAAAATATTTTGGAGAGCGCCTTAGGTGACTGGCGTAAAGTGGTAGCTAAATCTATTGAAGTGGGTATTCCTATGCCTTGTATGGCATCTGCAATTACATTCTTAGATGGTTATACATCTGAGAGAGTACCTGCAAACTTACTACAAGCACAACGTGACTACTTTGGTGCCCACACTTACGAACGTACAGATAAACCTCGTGGTGAATTCTTCCACACAAACTGGACTGGTCGTGGTGGTAATACTGCATCAACAACTTATGATGTTTAA
- a CDS encoding TonB-dependent hemoglobin/transferrin/lactoferrin family receptor produces MKLSKIYIALFTVAPVIAFAEDMDQLSQIDVVASRDPSVYAESANKIVKVTADQIRSQQAASVADTLKNIANVDIQDGARAIAQKPRIRGLSDVRVAQVIDGVKQTFNLEHRGSYFIPLSLVQEIEVIKGPTSTLWGSGALGGVVAMKTPSALDLLKPGRSFGVKARQGYQSANDLSESELSAFAANDKFDFLVSGYYYDGNNLRLGKGDRLPDSGYTQKGGFAKFGWQIDDANRLELSHRSSILKQIAPSNNETEREFTYDDITSRIRAWHSANPWDRNDPTYMPRMLAFYGGLTSTFGSVNFLSKQKITDQNTTLNYYFNPADNAYIDSQITAFHNRTEEKEERLVNGLNDKTKATSSGVNLRNSSDLGWLSMTYGVDFSRDKVTTQREKNNTSNDGRYRPNPYDAKSNNVGVYLLTHIPLLNDTVILSPSIRYDYFKTKGTTDGEYSKYSDHRWSPATALTWKPTNWLDLTARYTEAFRAPSMQERFISGSHFGMGEGQRATNNIFVVNPNLKPETAKNKEVNANVHFDNVLIQNDKVVFDVTYFQNDVKNFINLDVFKATPRETIPSRSQYKNINNARLRGVEVEGSYQTDRLAVIASYGLTRGKDKNTGEALQNIGADKVSLAVNYELLPDQLTVGSRVTHYAKQKRVPENYALTYGSYTLTDLTATYAPQNGMLKDLRVDFAIENLFDKKYRPAFSFMDGVGRNVKVSLAYNF; encoded by the coding sequence ATGAAATTATCAAAAATTTATATTGCACTGTTTACAGTGGCTCCAGTCATTGCATTTGCAGAAGATATGGATCAACTTAGTCAAATAGATGTAGTTGCATCACGTGATCCGAGTGTTTATGCAGAATCAGCAAATAAAATAGTTAAAGTGACCGCTGATCAAATTCGTTCACAACAAGCAGCTAGTGTCGCGGATACATTAAAAAATATCGCCAATGTTGATATTCAGGATGGTGCAAGAGCTATTGCACAAAAACCAAGAATTCGTGGTTTAAGTGATGTTCGAGTTGCTCAAGTTATTGATGGTGTTAAGCAGACGTTTAATTTAGAACATAGAGGTTCTTATTTTATTCCCCTTTCCCTTGTACAAGAAATTGAGGTAATTAAGGGACCAACAAGTACATTATGGGGGAGTGGTGCTTTAGGTGGTGTGGTTGCAATGAAAACTCCTAGTGCATTAGATTTGTTAAAACCGGGTAGAAGCTTTGGTGTTAAAGCTCGTCAAGGTTATCAATCTGCCAATGACTTATCTGAAAGTGAACTTTCTGCTTTTGCTGCCAATGATAAATTTGATTTCTTAGTAAGTGGTTACTACTACGATGGTAATAACCTTCGTTTAGGTAAAGGCGATAGATTACCCGATAGTGGTTATACTCAAAAAGGTGGTTTTGCAAAATTTGGCTGGCAAATTGATGATGCAAACCGCTTAGAATTGTCACATCGCTCGAGTATTCTTAAACAGATTGCACCAAGTAATAATGAGACTGAGCGTGAATTCACTTATGATGATATTACAAGTAGAATTCGTGCGTGGCATAGTGCAAATCCATGGGATAGAAATGATCCAACGTATATGCCGAGAATGTTAGCATTTTATGGCGGATTAACGAGTACTTTTGGTAGTGTAAACTTTTTATCAAAACAAAAGATCACTGATCAAAATACCACACTGAATTATTATTTTAATCCTGCGGATAATGCTTATATTGATTCACAAATTACCGCTTTCCATAATAGAACGGAAGAAAAAGAAGAAAGACTGGTAAATGGTTTAAATGACAAGACTAAAGCAACTTCTTCAGGTGTAAATCTTCGTAATAGTTCTGATCTTGGTTGGTTGAGTATGACTTATGGTGTTGATTTCAGTAGAGATAAGGTCACAACTCAACGTGAGAAAAATAATACAAGTAATGATGGAAGATATCGTCCAAATCCTTATGATGCAAAATCAAATAATGTTGGTGTTTATTTACTCACACATATTCCATTATTAAATGATACTGTGATTTTATCACCAAGCATTCGTTATGATTATTTTAAAACGAAAGGAACAACGGACGGTGAATATAGTAAATACAGTGACCATCGTTGGTCTCCAGCTACAGCATTAACATGGAAACCAACAAACTGGTTAGATTTAACTGCTCGCTATACTGAGGCATTTAGAGCTCCATCTATGCAAGAACGATTTATTAGTGGTTCTCACTTTGGAATGGGGGAAGGGCAACGAGCTACAAACAATATATTTGTTGTGAATCCAAACTTGAAACCTGAAACAGCAAAAAATAAAGAAGTGAATGCAAATGTTCATTTTGATAATGTCCTTATCCAAAATGATAAAGTTGTGTTTGATGTGACTTACTTCCAAAATGATGTGAAAAATTTCATTAACTTAGATGTATTTAAAGCCACACCAAGAGAAACTATTCCAAGTCGTTCACAATATAAAAATATCAATAATGCTCGTTTGAGAGGGGTTGAAGTAGAAGGTAGTTATCAAACAGATCGTTTAGCGGTAATTGCTAGCTATGGTTTAACTCGTGGTAAAGATAAAAATACTGGTGAAGCATTACAAAATATAGGCGCAGATAAAGTATCGCTTGCTGTGAATTATGAATTGTTACCAGATCAATTAACGGTAGGTTCAAGAGTTACTCATTATGCGAAACAAAAGAGAGTACCTGAGAATTATGCTCTGACTTATGGTAGCTATACTCTAACGGATCTTACTGCAACTTATGCCCCTCAAAATGGGATGTTAAAAGATCTCCGTGTTGACTTTGCTATTGAAAATCTCTTTGATAAGAAATATAGACCTGCATTTAGCTTCATGGACGGTGTAGGTAGAAATGTTAAAGTGAGTCTTGCCTATAATTTCTAA
- the cysZ gene encoding sulfate transporter CysZ, translating into MSYPQFSKPENQISAGFHYFVYGWRLLLQKKLLPFVLFPILINAIVMGGLVWLFFANVGQLLDTALPSWLEWLSFILIPLMFLMILVVFYFTFTTLANFIAAPFNALLSERVEQQLTGENLTDMSMADMLKDVPRMLKREWQKMWYSIPRIIALFLLGFVPALGQSVIPLVTFIFGAWLIAIQYCDYPFDNHKISFQRMRNALLEKRMMNFTFGILVSLFTMIPFLNLVAMPVAVCGASAMWVSEYRHFFVGNSSSEFKDFEITSNSTGKSVSTRNNNIVK; encoded by the coding sequence ATGTCTTATCCACAATTTTCAAAACCCGAAAATCAAATCAGCGCTGGCTTCCATTATTTTGTATATGGTTGGCGCCTATTATTACAAAAAAAGCTCCTACCTTTTGTCTTATTTCCCATTTTAATTAACGCCATTGTTATGGGAGGGCTTGTCTGGCTATTTTTTGCTAATGTAGGTCAATTGCTAGATACAGCTTTACCAAGTTGGTTAGAATGGCTAAGTTTTATTCTAATTCCTCTCATGTTCCTGATGATACTAGTGGTGTTCTATTTTACTTTCACCACATTAGCCAATTTTATTGCAGCCCCCTTTAATGCTCTACTTTCGGAACGAGTAGAACAACAGCTGACTGGTGAAAATTTAACAGATATGAGTATGGCTGATATGCTTAAAGATGTCCCAAGAATGCTAAAACGGGAGTGGCAAAAAATGTGGTATAGCATTCCTCGTATTATTGCATTATTTCTACTTGGGTTTGTCCCTGCCTTAGGACAAAGTGTTATCCCTTTAGTGACTTTTATCTTTGGTGCATGGCTCATCGCTATTCAATATTGCGACTATCCATTTGATAATCATAAAATCAGTTTTCAGCGTATGCGTAATGCCCTTTTAGAAAAAAGAATGATGAATTTTACTTTTGGGATTTTAGTCAGTTTATTTACCATGATTCCATTCTTAAACCTAGTCGCTATGCCTGTTGCAGTATGCGGTGCATCAGCTATGTGGGTAAGTGAATATCGTCATTTCTTTGTTGGCAATTCTTCTAGCGAATTTAAAGATTTTGAGATTACTTCTAACTCTACTGGAAAATCTGTCAGTACCCGAAATAATAATATTGTTAAGTAA
- the zipA gene encoding cell division protein ZipA, whose product METHILFFILAGLLIAILVGYSLWSARREKSRVFSNTFSTRPPSTPINTNLDVDIPNFNRQQGNDSVQNSAHPITGDFTQTQQEVENSIKNIRISLPEEDMAPNARATSPFAEQSQTSFFEQNNTQNYMENAYMEQLQPVEQDYVAQPQVDGYIQNEQATSEPYDEVTQQNENESDNSNIISLYVVAAEGQQFQGNDIVQSLEALGFHYGEYQIFHRHLDNMTSPVLFSVANMMQPGVFDLNTMDQFSTVGLVFFMYLPSAGNDLVNLRLMIRTVERFAESMDGFILDENRQLFDENAREDYLLRVKMPN is encoded by the coding sequence ATGGAAACGCATATTCTTTTCTTTATTTTAGCAGGATTACTCATTGCAATTTTAGTCGGCTATAGTCTATGGTCTGCTCGCCGTGAAAAATCACGTGTTTTTTCAAATACATTTTCAACCCGTCCGCCATCTACACCAATTAACACTAATTTAGACGTAGATATACCAAATTTTAATCGACAACAAGGGAATGATTCTGTTCAGAATTCAGCACATCCAATTACTGGAGATTTTACCCAAACTCAGCAAGAAGTAGAAAATAGCATTAAAAATATTCGAATCAGTTTACCAGAAGAAGATATGGCACCTAATGCTAGAGCTACCTCTCCCTTTGCAGAACAATCACAAACAAGTTTTTTTGAACAAAATAATACTCAAAATTATATGGAAAATGCCTACATGGAACAACTACAACCAGTAGAGCAGGATTATGTCGCACAACCTCAAGTAGATGGGTACATACAAAATGAGCAAGCTACCTCAGAGCCTTATGATGAAGTTACTCAGCAAAATGAAAATGAGTCAGATAATTCCAATATCATTAGCTTATATGTTGTGGCTGCAGAAGGACAGCAATTCCAAGGGAATGACATCGTCCAGTCTTTAGAAGCCCTTGGCTTCCATTATGGTGAATATCAAATTTTCCATCGTCATTTAGATAATATGACAAGCCCCGTGTTATTCAGTGTAGCGAATATGATGCAACCAGGGGTATTCGACTTAAATACCATGGATCAATTCAGTACCGTAGGGCTTGTGTTCTTTATGTATTTACCATCTGCAGGTAATGATTTAGTAAACTTGCGTTTAATGATTCGTACCGTTGAACGTTTTGCAGAATCAATGGATGGCTTTATCCTAGATGAGAATCGACAACTCTTTGATGAAAATGCTAGAGAAGATTATCTATTACGAGTCAAGATGCCAAACTAA
- the ligA gene encoding NAD-dependent DNA ligase LigA, whose amino-acid sequence MPKLDNVKQKLEEIKTLLRKYEYHYHVLDNPLVTDSEYDRVMNELKNIEWQHPELITNDSPTQRVGAKPLDGFAQIKHEIPMLSLDNAFSNEELDGFLRRIEDRVIIDSSTIEFCCEPKLDGLAVSILYVNGVLTQAATRGDGSTGEDITANIRTIRNIPLKLHSDNPPARLEVRGEVFMPQQGFDALNEKALAKGEKTFANPRNAAAGSLRQLDPKITRQRPLMLNAYGIGIYESDDELPHTHFDRLQWLKTLGIPVNNEIILAKGRDELLAFYQSIQEKRSSLGYDIDGTVLKVNDIDLQERLGFISKAPRWAIAYKFPAQEEMTILNSVEFQVGRTGAITPVAKLEPVFVAGVTVSNATLHNGDEIERLGVVLGDTVIIRRAGDVIPQITGVVLERRPKNAEKIKFPTACPVCGSAVVRVDGEAVARCTGGLICAAQRKEALKHFVSRKAMDIDGVGEKLIEQLMEKELIHTPADLFKLDHATLVRLERMGEKSANNALESIDKSKNTTLARFLFALGIRDVGETTAQNLANHFGTLEAIRQADIEQLKNVQDVGEVVANRLFQFWQEPHNVEVVEDLIAQGVHWQDVVKQEIADNPLKDKTVVLTGTLTELTRDQAKAMLQQLGCKVVGSVSSKTDYLIAGEKAGSKLTKAQELGIKILTEQDFIQLAGL is encoded by the coding sequence ATGCCAAAGTTAGACAACGTTAAACAAAAACTAGAAGAAATAAAAACGTTATTAAGAAAATATGAATACCATTATCACGTATTAGATAATCCATTAGTGACCGACTCAGAATACGATCGGGTCATGAATGAATTAAAAAATATTGAATGGCAACATCCTGAATTAATTACCAATGATTCGCCGACTCAACGAGTGGGTGCAAAACCTTTAGATGGCTTTGCACAAATCAAGCACGAAATCCCAATGCTTTCTTTGGATAATGCATTCTCTAATGAGGAATTGGATGGATTTTTACGCCGTATTGAAGATCGTGTGATCATTGATAGTTCAACCATTGAATTTTGCTGTGAGCCTAAGCTTGATGGGTTAGCTGTGAGTATTCTTTATGTAAATGGCGTTTTAACGCAAGCAGCCACTCGCGGTGATGGCAGTACAGGGGAAGATATTACCGCCAATATTCGTACCATCCGAAATATTCCGCTTAAATTACATAGCGATAATCCGCCCGCTCGTTTAGAAGTGCGTGGCGAAGTATTTATGCCACAACAAGGCTTTGACGCATTAAATGAAAAAGCCTTAGCGAAAGGTGAAAAAACCTTTGCTAATCCGAGAAATGCGGCAGCAGGATCGTTACGTCAATTGGATCCGAAAATCACTCGTCAGCGTCCGTTAATGTTAAATGCGTATGGAATTGGTATTTATGAAAGTGATGATGAATTACCGCATACTCATTTTGATCGCTTGCAATGGTTAAAAACACTCGGTATTCCGGTCAATAATGAAATTATTTTAGCTAAGGGGCGAGATGAATTATTAGCTTTTTATCAGAGTATCCAAGAAAAACGTAGCTCGCTTGGTTACGATATTGATGGTACAGTATTAAAAGTAAACGATATCGATCTACAAGAAAGATTAGGCTTTATTTCTAAAGCACCACGTTGGGCGATTGCCTATAAATTCCCCGCTCAAGAAGAAATGACAATTTTAAATAGCGTTGAATTTCAAGTGGGAAGAACGGGAGCAATCACACCAGTCGCTAAATTAGAACCTGTTTTTGTGGCAGGTGTGACAGTAAGTAATGCAACCTTACATAATGGCGATGAAATTGAGCGCTTGGGTGTTGTGCTAGGCGATACCGTTATTATTCGCCGTGCGGGTGATGTTATCCCTCAAATTACTGGTGTTGTATTGGAGCGACGTCCAAAAAATGCAGAAAAAATCAAATTTCCAACCGCTTGTCCTGTGTGTGGTTCTGCGGTGGTACGAGTTGATGGTGAAGCTGTTGCTCGTTGTACAGGTGGCTTAATTTGTGCAGCACAACGTAAAGAAGCGTTAAAACATTTTGTTTCACGCAAAGCAATGGATATTGATGGGGTAGGTGAAAAATTAATTGAACAATTAATGGAAAAAGAGTTGATTCATACGCCTGCGGATTTATTCAAATTAGATCACGCAACCTTAGTTCGATTAGAACGTATGGGTGAGAAATCAGCGAATAATGCATTAGAGAGTATCGATAAATCAAAAAATACCACGCTAGCACGTTTTCTTTTTGCCTTGGGGATCCGTGATGTCGGGGAAACCACAGCACAAAATTTAGCAAATCATTTTGGTACATTAGAAGCGATTCGCCAAGCAGATATTGAGCAATTAAAAAATGTGCAAGATGTGGGGGAGGTGGTTGCTAATCGTCTTTTCCAATTCTGGCAAGAACCTCACAATGTGGAAGTGGTGGAAGATTTAATTGCGCAAGGCGTACATTGGCAAGATGTGGTTAAACAAGAAATTGCCGATAATCCATTAAAAGATAAAACAGTCGTACTAACGGGAACATTGACCGAACTTACGCGAGATCAAGCAAAAGCAATGTTGCAACAGCTTGGATGCAAAGTCGTAGGCAGTGTATCAAGCAAAACCGATTACCTTATTGCAGGCGAAAAAGCGGGATCAAAACTGACTAAAGCGCAAGAATTAGGTATCAAAATTTTAACTGAACAAGATTTTATTCAACTAGCGGGGTTATAA
- a CDS encoding DUF2301 domain-containing membrane protein, which yields MADPHIKSPMDSWDYLTVILYRMGFVLSTIMVALIPYKADIAQYGLLVGGVMMASSLHLYMKSFRFLFQFALWVGLLCQIFNLPELALGAVFFTLGGLCYKEYFCFKVIGLNFQPVLLAILWFAIVLEWQIAVIVLSAISALLLLVLSVQKWRMPLHFDIGDKTKYQI from the coding sequence ATGGCAGATCCACATATTAAATCACCAATGGACAGCTGGGATTACCTGACTGTTATTTTATATCGTATGGGCTTTGTGCTTTCAACTATTATGGTTGCACTTATTCCATACAAAGCGGATATCGCACAATATGGACTTTTAGTTGGTGGCGTAATGATGGCATCCTCATTGCATCTCTATATGAAAAGTTTCCGTTTCCTCTTTCAGTTTGCATTATGGGTCGGTCTACTTTGCCAAATCTTTAATCTGCCTGAATTAGCGTTAGGTGCTGTGTTTTTTACCCTTGGCGGATTATGTTACAAAGAATATTTTTGCTTTAAAGTCATCGGATTAAATTTTCAACCTGTACTATTGGCGATTTTATGGTTTGCCATTGTTTTAGAATGGCAAATAGCGGTTATCGTATTAAGTGCAATTAGTGCCTTACTATTATTAGTTTTATCCGTACAAAAATGGCGTATGCCATTACATTTTGATATTGGCGATAAAACCAAATATCAAATCTAA
- the dusA gene encoding tRNA dihydrouridine(20/20a) synthase DusA yields the protein MENTYYRGRFSVAPMLDWTTRHCRYFHRQFTQHSLLYSEMITAPAILHAKYDLLAYDPAENPVALQLGGSDPEQLATCAKLVEQRGYAEINLNVGCPSDRVQNGMFGACLMGNADLVARCVEAMVNEVSIPVTVKHRIGIDDLDSYEFLCNFIEKIQPYCRDFIVHARKAWLSGLSPKQNREIPPLDYERVYQLKRDFPHLNISINGGIKTIDEIKHHLQFVDGVMVGREAYQNPSLLGEIDQALFDENSPIITAKQAIEKMFPYIEQELSKDVHLNHIVRHMIGSFQQCKGARQWRRYLSENAYKQGAGIEVIEKALSFVEAN from the coding sequence ATGGAAAATACCTATTATCGAGGGCGATTTTCAGTTGCCCCAATGCTTGATTGGACGACTCGACACTGTCGCTATTTTCATCGTCAATTCACTCAACATTCTTTGCTGTATAGTGAAATGATTACCGCCCCTGCGATTTTGCACGCCAAATATGATTTATTAGCTTATGATCCAGCGGAAAACCCTGTTGCTTTACAATTAGGTGGCAGCGATCCTGAGCAATTGGCAACTTGTGCAAAATTAGTCGAACAACGTGGTTATGCAGAAATTAACCTAAACGTAGGTTGTCCATCTGATCGTGTTCAGAATGGGATGTTTGGTGCGTGTTTAATGGGTAATGCCGATTTAGTCGCTCGCTGTGTTGAAGCAATGGTGAATGAGGTATCTATCCCTGTTACAGTCAAACACCGTATTGGCATTGATGATTTGGATAGTTATGAGTTTTTATGTAATTTTATTGAGAAAATTCAACCTTATTGCCGTGATTTTATTGTTCACGCACGCAAAGCTTGGCTTTCTGGTTTAAGTCCTAAGCAAAATCGTGAAATTCCACCTTTAGATTATGAACGTGTTTATCAATTAAAACGTGATTTCCCTCACTTAAATATTTCGATCAATGGCGGAATTAAAACCATTGATGAAATTAAACACCACTTACAATTTGTTGATGGCGTAATGGTGGGACGAGAAGCCTATCAAAATCCATCACTATTAGGGGAAATTGACCAAGCGTTATTTGATGAAAATTCACCTATTATTACTGCTAAACAAGCGATTGAGAAAATGTTTCCTTATATTGAACAAGAATTGTCAAAAGATGTTCACTTAAATCATATTGTTCGTCATATGATTGGATCATTTCAGCAATGTAAAGGGGCTAGACAGTGGCGTCGCTATTTAAGTGAAAATGCTTATAAGCAAGGTGCTGGAATTGAAGTAATCGAAAAAGCATTGAGCTTTGTTGAAGCTAATTAG
- the trxA gene encoding thioredoxin — protein MSNVIHTTDANFEQDVLKSDVPVLLDFWAPWCGPCRAIGPVLDELSAQVGDKARIVKMNVDENQQIPAQFGVRSIPFLLIFKNGEVVAQQVGAQNLAAFLQNLA, from the coding sequence ATGAGTAATGTAATTCACACAACTGATGCAAACTTTGAGCAAGACGTATTAAAATCGGACGTTCCAGTGTTACTAGACTTCTGGGCACCTTGGTGTGGTCCTTGTCGTGCAATCGGTCCAGTATTAGATGAGTTATCTGCACAGGTTGGCGATAAAGCACGTATCGTAAAAATGAATGTTGATGAAAACCAACAAATCCCAGCACAATTTGGCGTGCGTAGTATCCCATTCTTACTCATTTTCAAAAATGGTGAAGTGGTTGCTCAACAAGTTGGCGCTCAAAACTTAGCTGCATTTTTACAAAATTTAGCATAA